A genomic window from Silene latifolia isolate original U9 population chromosome Y, ASM4854445v1, whole genome shotgun sequence includes:
- the LOC141633301 gene encoding uncharacterized protein LOC141633301, producing the protein MPTKQAARRGPNKKTTRGPKVDDAGEVNEVQAEGRGKKAVAAKVRGKGKAVVAEEDVNEDANGDLACQRKGTKKRVTFNVGNSKGKDKVVEEEEEIEESGEEDADEDEQADDDDEGKFMVYNFVFTFVSNLLAS; encoded by the exons ATGCCAACGAAACAAGCAGCAAGAAGGGGGCCAAATAAGAAAACTACTAGAGGTCCAAAGGTGGATGATGCAGGAGAAG TGAATGAGGTTCAGGCAGAAGGCAGAGGAAAGAAAGCCGTGGCCGCAAAAGTACGGGGAAAAGGTAAAGCGGTTGTGGCAGAAGAGGATGTGAACGAGGATGCGAATGGAGATCTTGCATGTCAGAGAAAGGGGACGAAGAAGAGGGTGACGTTCAACGTTGGTAATAGTAAGGGGAAGGATAAGGTtgtggaggaagaggaagagattGAGGAGTCGGGCGAAGAAGACGCTGATGAAGATGAACAggcggatgatgatgacgaaggCAAGTTTATGGTTTATAATTTTGTATTCACATTTGTCAGTAATTTGTTGGCATCCTAA